The nucleotide sequence TTTAGCTGGAAATGATAGCCTAGCATGAGGAGATCCTATAATAATTACTAAATGGTGACCTATATGGCCTGATGATCTCTTAACCATGTACTCTTTACAACCAACCAGATGTTGTAGGAAGACGAAAGATGGATATTAGAAGAACAATAGTTACGGTAGGATCTGATGTGTGCATGACTGCTTCTAGCATTATGAACTAACTATATATCCAAGTACTTAACAAGTAATTGTCTTATCATATGCCACTTCTCTGATGACTTGACATTCTTCTGTGGAACTTGTTCTGATATTTAAAGTTGAAACATATAAGGCTCTTTTCTGTACTCTTAAGCAATTAATAGTAAGTTGTCCTTCTATATCAGCAATCTTCCCTATTGCAAATTAGTCCATAGATATTGATACTGGTATTTATAAATGAGTCTTATATATTAATATCTATTAAATATCAGATTAGTCTTCTATGTCAGTTGAAAATTTTAAGCTAGACCAAGATTGCAAAGTGGAAAAATCTTCTCCATAGTGGACTCAGCATGGAAGATTCCTGCACTTGATACATTATAATATTGAATAGGGCAAATGCTGTTCCCAAATGGATATCTCATAAcatcatttctttttatttttttataatattctttcATATAAACATAGTTGTGATATAGCATAATTTCTTTTcaatttttataatattctttCATATTGGTAATATGAACATAGTTgtcatataaaagaaaaaagttgatttttgagtgCATCTAATCAGTGCACAAATTATGACATAATGAGTATAATAGTGTTGCTGCATACTACTTGTATCAACTGCAAACATCTTATGTGATGAACCTTATTTGTACCATAGGACAGAGATCTACAATAACATCGACCGTAACTCTGAGACACTTTGTATCTGAATATTTTTTCCTCGACCATGTTTTGTGGAGTCTAGAAAATTGTTTGATTATGTTTGGACTTCAACTCAGCTTATTATCTCACTGGGAGCGACAAACTTGTGTGAAACACAACAACTTACATGCTTGGAATTCTACATATGTAAATTTACACTGAGAACCTTTCAAGAAACTTTAGAACTCAACGAACGAGAGTCTGGAGATTTGTTGAGATGATGGTGCAAAGTGGCTTTTCTCTGCTCTGGCATGAAAAAAAAGGCAAACATGACGAAGAAGACCGAGAAGCGCCATGTAGCTATTTCCGACCTATCGAATAGGTTGGTGGTCTTCTTGGCACTGGTGCTTTGCCTGTAGGATTTTTCATTGTGCtgcacttttttcttttcttttatatatatatatatatatatatatatatatatatattagaatctACATGCATACACCCCATCAATTAGCCTTATGATATGTCTGTTGAGATACCAAGCTCAAGTCCATTTACCTCATGATGTGTATCAGTATTGCATTCTCATAGAAAGATGGTTCGAACCTTCATCCTCAGTGTCGAGATGCTTTCAGCCGATGGgatccacagagagagagagagagagagatgcattaTGTTGTGGTCTACTTGGTGTTGCAGAGCAACAATTATAGGATGATCCAAGGAGGAAGTTTGTGGCAACTTTAGCATTATAGTAGAGAAGGCACAACTAGTAATAGAGAGGTGCTACTAATTTTACTTTCTATATCAACATAATTCCTAATTTTAACTTCTacaatccttttttttcttctttatttcttTAAATAACGATCAATGGTATCGCATTTCTAGTTTTTCCTACCTTATCATCCATACCGTGAGGCTTACTACAATAAGATAGACTATTGGATGGATGTCTCCTCACATTTCTTAACTTCCCCTTCCATCAAAATTTCCCttttacatatacacatatgtacTACTTTTCTCCTCAGCATATAATACTTTACAATTTCTATTAATCCATGCAGAATATCTGACTGAGTTTATATgctgaaactatatatatatatatatatatatatatatatatatatatatatatatatatatatatatatatatatatatatatatatatatataataaatgcaTTCCAAACCAAAAAGACAACCACACACAGCAAACAGTCTATAGCATATATCAACTCAGCGAAAAGTACTATCATGTTGGGAAGAAAACATCAGAGAAACACATCTAAGATTTAGAAGGCTAAAGAAATGCATATATCCCTTCTTTAAATTCTCCTCTTTTCTTGCTTAAAAACCTACATCAAAGTTTTCCTAACAAATATGGCTCCATACATTTCGAACATTAAAAGTCCATAAAACGTTcagtatttatataatattttcaaatatttGTATATCAAGTTAGCACACATTTGTTCGTTCTGCACACTGAAAACTTACTCCTCTTACATACTTTGCTAATGTGACATGTCCAGATATTAATTAAATTGCACTCTCGATTGACAAAAATGGTGATATTTTGAGATTATGCATTCATGAAAATACACTTTCAACCAAGAGCACACAAAGGACATCACTACCAGTTTAAGTGGCTCCCTCAGAGGCCTAAAATTTCAAGAGACATGTATACATTTGCCAACACAATGAATTGAGATCCtaggaagcttcaggtacataccCGTGGCAACCAAAGTAGCTCTCTACCCTACCGATATCAATGTTATTTGGTACATTTCACAACAAAAATCAAGTCAGTAATTAAGGAGACAACAGAAAGTTCCTACAAAATTCATCAACAGGGCTTGAAACCGGCATTAAACGGCACAGCATTCAGCGGTTCATCTGCGCATATCTAGTTCAACTGGTAGTAGAAGATGTTTTGCTCTTCTTTCTAGCTTTTGACTTGACAGCATCTTTCAAACTCTTTGCAACATCAGTTTGCTGCCTCGGCCCTGAAACTCCAAGTGTTTCAGAATTAGAAGATATTGTTGCATGCTCAGGACTGTTCTCGACTGCCATTTTGTTGCTTTTTGATTCTTCTTGTTGTTCCTTACTAATCGTTAAAGGACCTGCATGTTCGAAAAGTGATTTGTTGCAAACTACAGCAAAAACTTTCACAACTTGCCAACACACAAGAAAATTATCCACAATTTTGGAAACAATTAAGCAGAAACATAAAACCAAGCAAGACAGGCCATACTGCCTTAATTATCAGGCCATACTTGGAGTTAAATCCTAGGGAGAGACAACTTAAAGATAGACAATTGTGCCGTAAAAGCAGATAGgctaaggttttttttttaaagaacttAATTGCTTATCGGCATTTATGTTGATATTAATTCTCATCCAAATGGTTGCAAAACAGAAGTCCTGGATATCAACACCCAGTAGGACAAGTAACCATAGTTGCCAActgtttgaagtcagatgcatatATATGCTTCCTCACCAGTGAGCTCTGCTAAGAGTAATTTCACTACTTAACAACGAAAACACCAACTTTTCTTGTGTGGCCATATTGCTGTATTCATTCAACAGCTAATCCAGTGCTAGGAGAAAGATGAGCTGAGTTTGATAGCCAAAAAGAATAAGACTTTTGTCTATATTCTACTTATATAAAGCATTGTATTATGACAAAAAAATCAAAACCAATTTTGTTCCATTATCATAAGTTCCTGCTATCTTCTCTATATCTTTAATCTGTTGACTGCTATCCTATCATCTGGACAGAAAATAAAAACCAATCTTATTCCATTTATCGTAAGTTCCTGCTGTCTTCTCTATATCCATAATCTGTTGTGTACTGGTATTCACTCATCAATCAGTACAATACTTCTATGCCTACCACCTGTCATTATTAGTTGCTCAAAACTATCATTGCTACCACCTGTActctctgccagaaatcgagttcTATGAATGAAACATGAAAAATAATGCAATGTTCATCCACTTGTAGCACACAAATTAAATCTCAAATATAAGACAACAACAAATTCCAGAAACATCCAAACTAAGCTAGTTTGCATGCAGAACTAGGAGATAAAATTACCAAATAAATTATTCCAAAGTTTTTCAGACTATGAAtcttgaaagaaaaaaagattatatAAGCTAACATTTACAACTTACAAAGATGCACAAAGGTTAAAACAAAGCAACAAAAAGATATAGAGGAGCATGTTTATACATATGAAACCATACCAAGTAAATCTTGAGATTTTCCAACTAAATTTGAAGAAAGTTTATTCAGATATGGGTCCCTGCAAACAGAATAGAGCATTTATTCATGTTCTTGTTCAATTACAAAACTTAATTGTTTCATATAACAAACAAAGTGCAACTACAGCACAATATTACCAATTTGAAGGGCCACCAACAAATGGATCAGTGCATCTGTCTCTGCGGTTGCCCTCTGTCTTTATACATGTCCTAGCATCAGCTGTCATTTCATCATCACAATTGGAGCTTCTGTCTGGTTCATGTTGTATCATTTCTTCTTGATGTCTTATTATATTCTCAGCTTGCTTGTCCTTCATGATAACATCTGGAACACTAACTTGTTGTGTCACTGTCGATGAATGACGCTTAACCTTCCGTAACGTTCTCTCAGTATTGTATGTCTCTACCTGGAAAATTCTTTAGTAAATTTTCTTATCAATGAACGAGAGTGTACCAACCATATTAAGCAGATGACTTTGTTCACATGAAGGTAAATAAGTTCAATGTTCTGGTAAAGATGGGTGTTTTGCTTCATCTGAAGCATTCTTGATCATTGAGAAATTATTATCAGAAACAACAATCTCTAATAACAAAATCAAGCCTTTAATCACTTGCGTTCAGCTACATATTTGGGACTAGGACTAGGCCTGGTTGTCATCACTGTTCTCTTGGATTGCACTTGCTGGTCAACAAGTACAGTTGAACTATAAGTCAGAAAACAAGATAATTGGCAAACAAAATCCTTAAAAAAAAGGTTCTGTTATCTGTCAATCTTCAAAGATCTTTGATCTAATTTGTATTCATAAGCATGCTGAGCAGAAAAGGCATATCTAGTTAAGACTGCACATACAACTGTAACATCTAATATGATGGAaactaaaatcatttaaattccAAACAAAAAAACTGACAGTCAACACTTAATGTACCACATCCATGCATTTTAATTTTTATGTGATtttcctaaaaataaaatttgtaaGGACCCTTTCATAATTTGATTTAGCTAGAGATTAAAATGCAAATCCATAAAGAAGGATAAGCTAATAGACAAATTAGTCCATGAATTTTGTTTCTACCTTCCTATGACTTTCGTCGGTTTGTCACACACTGCTACACAGGATACCATCATCTTGGATTCTAGTGAGTGACACACTCTAAAAAACTGTACATTAGTGTTTCCAGAATTTGGCATTTTCAAGTTGTATGGCTTCaataaatattatctacaaacagAAAGGTTTCATGTTCATGTTTTAAAGAAGAAACATCCAAACAAAGCTGACTATTTTGACAATCCACAAGAACAAAGCTCTGTATTAAATATCTCATGATTCTCATCTAGAAAAACTATTCATAAGTGACTCCAATAACAATCTTTTCCAGGTTCTTCAATGCCCAGAATGCTTATCATAAGTAAAACAAGAGACAAAAAGGTTAGAACAAAGCTACATATGTATATCAAAGCCAGAACAGAAAAAGAAACCCATAAGGAGCAACATTATAAACCATACAACCATAAAAGTCGAAAGCAACCTAAATTTTCATGCAACTCACtgcattttttattttacttgtgATATCAGCAGCTTTCACAGAAGCAATTCGTAAGCACTGCATAATCATGTTTGGTGTCACACCCTCTCCTCCAGCTTTTTGAACCGCACAAACATCACCATTTGAGGTCACTGTAGCAGTCATTCTTCCTCCCATAACAACCTCTTCTTTATGTGTTGGATCAATCACCTGGAAAAGATAAAATTCTAGGTCAAACTCGAAGCCAGAACATGATTGAACAACTCACTGAACAAAATTTTATAACAAAAATTGCAAGTTCTTTATGAAGTTACTTTCACAATACCATGATGTTTCCCTCACTAAAAAAAGCAAAGGTCACTGCTATAGGAAGATGATGAATTATCAATGTGAGTGGCTCCATAACCTGTAGAGATATGAGAAGAAATAGATTTAAGTCTTACTTCTTGCTAACATAAGCAGTCATTTTCAAAGTAAACTATTAAAAAAGCATGAATATACATAAGCTATGCAGActgtgtatgtgtgtatgtatacacTGCTTTCTGGAAACAGAAAGAAAAGGCCAACTGACAACACCAAATTATGGTCAGATTCTACATATATTTTAAGCCAACAGGTGGTGATCCAAGTTAGAGCATACAACGTAGCCAAGGAAAAATGTCATATGACTTGACCTCGGGGTCGTGAACAATAATGTCCTGGCCATTTTCTCCTCGTAATGTACATTCAGGTCTGCGAAATGTCGATAGAGCAGCCAAAGCAGCAATATTGGCAGCATCGATGAGATTCCTAAATTATCAGAAAGAGAAGATTCAGATTATCAACAACAAACAGATGTTAAAAAGGATGTTCAAACAAGAACATTTATTACCCTCCATTATCAAGAATATGGAGATCCACACGAATGGACCACACTGATTTCCCTGCAACAACACATAATGACTCCATATCCACAGCCCTACTTTCCCTGCGATAATTTTACAGTTCATCAGAAAATGCTAGATAAGTTGAATGATGCATGACCGAAGGATCAATAATTTCTCTGCCTCAGTAACAAGCATATAAGTTCATAAAATATATGAAGGTAAGATCTTGACTATGTGTTGGCACGTGAAACATGGAACAACTATATTATAAAAAGAACTAACCGAAGACCACGATCCACAATGCGACCAAGTTCGATAGCAGATTCACCAGGGCGCCCTGCCTCAAAAGAAGGATCAGCCATGGGTGAAAATTCAGTAAATATAGAAAGAGTCCCTTCGTTTGGTCTATCTCGATAAGGTTGCACCAGCTGAGAAGTCACAAAGCCTATAACATGAGTCTGACCTAGTTGCACCTCTGAAGAACCATCTTCTCTGTTGATGAAAAAAAGAACACACTTAATAATACAATTATccgaagtcaatattttttagtgTTGCTAAATGCATATTGGAACATGAGCTTTCATCTTGCAAATGAAACAACGATCAAACAATTACTTAAAACTTACATAAGGGAGTGATGTGATATACTGCAACACAATATCTATTAAGCACAATACAGACAAATCATCTGGATATGAGGTTGTTCTCTACGCATTGGTATATGTATGTTGATCAATACAAGCGAAGTCAATGCTGAAAGCAGCAATATCCTTAAATTTAGAATAGCTTGGAACATGAGCTTTCATCTTGCTGTTGTTTAAACATACCGTAGTTTGCTGTTTGATTCAGGGATGTCAAAAGCATAACACACTTGGTTTACCAATATACCAATATCCCACTCATAAAGATGACGCACATTAGAACATGTGCTTTAATCTTGCTTTTGTTTGATTCTATGCGTCTGCTGTCTTACATTCGCTATGATACTTATGTCGAGGCTACATATAATACCAAATATCGAACCTTAAAACATCAttaatagaacaaaatcatcaggcACAGACTGATCAATTAACATCCAAAATCCAACATTTCTCAAAATTCGTGGAGCCAACTCCTTGATAACACGTCGGCTGCAACTCAAGGTCCATTCTTTGCATTGCCAAGAGTAAGATACAGCATCATGTATCGTGACAACGTAATATAATAAACTAAAGTAATCCACAATCAAAGAACATCATAACAAGCGACAGTGCAGCTAATCCAAAGACGTAACGGAAGCAGTGAAGACGTAGACGGGAACGGACCTGCCGAACTTAATGGTCAAGCGGCGGTAGTCGAACGGGCGGCGGCCGTCGACACGGAGGTCGGAAGCGAGCGCGGTCTCCACAAACTTCCTCTCGTTGACTGTCATCCGCCAGGTGCTCGCCAATCTCTGCTCCATTTGCCCTCTCCTCACCCTCGAATCTGTGACGACAGCGGCGCAACAAGAAGGATAGCGATTGAGATCAATCAAGAATCTGTGGAGCGCGGTGGGATTTCGAAGGAGAAAAGGAGGGATTTGGGACCGCAAGAAGGAAGCATGCCGTGTCTGCAGCTAGGGTTTTGAGAGGGTATTTTAGTAGTTTAGCACAGATCATGATTGGTTCATATATATATGGATGGCCGAACCCGACCCAAACCACATGTGGGAACAATATCTCAATTCGGATCCGACCCGTTTATTAACTAACGGGTTTACGTTCGGCGGGTTACAAGTCAGGTTGAGATTCTTTGACATATATACACCTAATTAGTTCGAAAATAGCTTTTCTATCCTTATAaaactatatatacatacatatgcatatatcataATATCCGAATATTAAACAttaatttgaattaaaaaaatgtaattatataaaataactaAAATACTTCTAATATTTTTAGCGTGATGAGTTTGCAAAGGGAATTAATGTCAATTTGAGAGAGCAATCACAGTATATTTACATGCAAAGCAAGCAGTGTCACTTGCATCAATcctctttttcatttatttttagataattttgacATACAAACTAAAAGAAATTGTAATTATACACTGATGGCATAAGAAATTactttcaaaaaaataataaattatatatatatatatatatatatatatatatatattacataactCAGAAGTGATGAAGagaaaatttaattaaataaccATATTTTTGAACCCTCAATAATTACATTACTATCCAccatcaaatcaatattttatatattataaaatttaaaaaatatatatatacatatatatatatatatatacatatatatatatatatatatatatgtatgtatgtatatatatatatatatatatatatatatatatatatatatatatatatatatatatatatatatatacatacatacatacatacaaatatatatatatacatacatacatacatacatacatatatcggatgagtttgatatgctatcatcatgtatatatatatatacatatatatatatatacatatatatacatatatatatatatatacatatatatatatacatatatatatatatatatatgcatatatatatacatacatatataaatatatatacatatatatgtatatatatgtatatatgtatatgtatgtatatatatatatgtatatgtatatgtatatatatatatgtatatatatatatatacatatacatatacatatatatatatacatacatatatatatatatacatacatacatatatatatacatacatacatatatatatacatacatacatatatatatatatatatatatatatatatatatacatacatacatacatatatatatatatatatatatatatatatatatatatatatatatatatatatatatatatatatatatatatcggatgagtttgatatgctatcATCATATCAACATTTTAgatgtaaaaatatattaatgagaTTTTAAACAGATGTGTCACATTTAGATAAATATTATAGgtgttaaaaaattataattttattttagagTTTTCTATGTGAAAAATTtccaatatattattataatattaatatttaaggTATATGCGCGTGGGTGTATCTTTTTATTTGGGCCTACATATTATATTATTGAGCTGGTCTGACCACGAATCTTAAAGCATGTAACTGTGACATGGATGTGCCCAATCTAATGCCCGAATCTTAAAGCCCAAATTCTAGACGGCGAAGGGAACAAGGGCAGCAGCTGGAGAGGGTAAGAACACGCTTGGGCAGCAAGAAAgcagagaggaagaggaaggaagggggGAGATGGAAGTGCAAGAAGGCGCTCAGCAACCGCACCTCGTCCTCGCCCACAAGCTTTTCCTTCTCTCGCACCCCGACGTCGACGACATCGAGAAGGTCCGCCTCCGCGATGAGGTCGTCGATGCCGTCAAGATCCACGGTAATGACCACCACAACCACCACCACTGGATCGAGGGTGATGATCTTGTTGTAACCATATCATTTCTCCTTGTGTTGACGGCTGTGGAATCTGAACAGACATGGCCTCGCTTTTCGAGTCGCTCTCTGCTTCGTCGGTGCTCGGGATCGACGCCGCCGTTCTTGATTCCATGCGGACGAGGATCGAGGACGAGATCAAGAAGCTCGATGACAAGTGAGATCTCTTCTTCTGCGTACCTGTTAATGCGATTTCTCCCCTTATTGTGCTTGATCCTTGACATATA is from Musa acuminata AAA Group cultivar baxijiao chromosome BXJ3-8, Cavendish_Baxijiao_AAA, whole genome shotgun sequence and encodes:
- the LOC103994738 gene encoding exosome complex component RRP45A isoform X2; its protein translation is MEQRLASTWRMTVNERKFVETALASDLRVDGRRPFDYRRLTIKFGREDGSSEVQLGRPGESAIELGRIVDRGLRESRAVDMESLCVVAGKSVWSIRVDLHILDNGGNLIDAANIAALAALSTFRRPECTLRGENGQDIIVHDPEVMEPLTLIIHHLPIAVTFAFFSEGNIMVIDPTHKEEVVMGGRMTATVTSNGDVCAVQKAGGEGVTPNMIMQCLRIASVKAADITSKIKNAVETYNTERTLRKVKRHSSTVTQQVSVPDVIMKDKQAENIIRHQEEMIQHEPDRSSNCDDEMTADARTCIKTEGNRRDRCTDPFVGGPSNWDPYLNKLSSNLVGKSQDLLGPLTISKEQQEESKSNKMAVENSPEHATISSNSETLGVSGPRQQTDVAKSLKDAVKSKARKKSKTSSTTS
- the LOC103994738 gene encoding exosome complex component RRP45A isoform X1, coding for MEQRLASTWRMTVNERKFVETALASDLRVDGRRPFDYRRLTIKFGREDGSSEVQLGQTHVIGFVTSQLVQPYRDRPNEGTLSIFTEFSPMADPSFEAGRPGESAIELGRIVDRGLRESRAVDMESLCVVAGKSVWSIRVDLHILDNGGNLIDAANIAALAALSTFRRPECTLRGENGQDIIVHDPEVMEPLTLIIHHLPIAVTFAFFSEGNIMVIDPTHKEEVVMGGRMTATVTSNGDVCAVQKAGGEGVTPNMIMQCLRIASVKAADITSKIKNAVETYNTERTLRKVKRHSSTVTQQVSVPDVIMKDKQAENIIRHQEEMIQHEPDRSSNCDDEMTADARTCIKTEGNRRDRCTDPFVGGPSNWDPYLNKLSSNLVGKSQDLLGPLTISKEQQEESKSNKMAVENSPEHATISSNSETLGVSGPRQQTDVAKSLKDAVKSKARKKSKTSSTTS
- the LOC103994738 gene encoding exosome complex component RRP45B isoform X3 — protein: MEQRLASTWRMTVNERKFVETALASDLRVDGRRPFDYRRLTIKFGREDGSSEVQLGQTHVIGFVTSQLVQPYRDRPNEGTLSIFTEFSPMADPSFEAGRPGESAIELGRIVDRGLRESRAVDMESLCVVAGKSVWSIRVDLHILDNGGNLIDAANIAALAALSTFRRPECTLRGENGQDIIVHDPEVMEPLTLIIHHLPIAVTFAFFSEGNIMVIDPTHKEEVVMGGRMTATVTSNGDVCAVQKAGGEGVTPNMIMQCLRIASVKAADITSRDIQY